The genomic segment CAATAAGACCACGGAGAGGATGGCTATTTGATTACGATTTTCTTTAAAACCGCTATTAAACTGATCGAGATCGAGGACGGCAAAGAGCCAGAGCCTTTTGCCATAGATGGTACCGGGACCTGCAAAAAACGGTCTATCTTTCCTGTGATGCATCATGGGACGCATTGCAGAACGCCGGCCCTGCCGGGAAAGATCAAGTAGAGTGAGCACCTGAAAAGTTTTTCCGTCGACATCTTCAGGAGCAAGTTCCCGAAAGAAAAACCTCTTCCTCCCTTGACCGACTACCGATTCTTTTAAAAATTTTTCGTCCGCTTGGGACAGAGCAAGCTCTTCACCATCCACCACCGAGGAGAGCACCTGACCATCAGCCAAAACAATCTGCAGAGAATCCACCCCGGCCTGCTCCTGGGCCTGATCAATGGCCCGAAGCAGATAACCCTTAAAAAGGGTATTATCTATCGTCCCACCGGCACGACGCAAAGATTTACGCATATCACTGGCAATAATACGACGTACAGCCTCTGTCTGTTGAAAAAGGGCGTTTTCCAACAACACCCTCTCTCGCTTATGCGAACTCACCCCCAAGCCGGCAATAATAGCCGCGAGCAAGAAACATGCTACCGCAAAAATCCAAGGAGAGACATTAACAAGACCCTTTTTCATAGAACTCTGCCTCACAGGGAGGCCTCTTAAAAAATTTTACTTTGAAAAATTTTCCCTAAGATTACCCGGGTAACAAGATATGTTGAGAAGACCCCCTCCGAGCCCATGGGGCCGGAGGCAAGGGTCTGACCACTTATAAGCGGGTTATCCGATGCATAATAGGCACAACGTACCTTGACATCAGCAGATAATCTTTTCCGTATTATGCTCGCACCAATTGCTCGCTGAAAATGGGCTCCCTCCATCTCCAGCCCCACCATCCCCCACTTGGATTTTAAAAATCTTTTGAGCAGATCGCTGTTTTGCAGGGAGGTGCCCAGGACCGTCAGCATTGAACCCGTAACAACTCTTATGCCCTTCTTACAGATGGTAAAATCTTCCGGTGCCAAATCGTTATCTACAATATAGTTATCAGGTGTACCCTCAAGCACATAGGCGGAGGCCAACATAATGTCACCTTTTTTACCAGCAAGAATGCCCGCCTTACCCATAACAGAGATAGATTTCACATCAAGTTTACAGTGGGGAAAATCGTCCTGGCCCCTTAAAAACTCATCAAGAATAGTAAAGGCCTGGGTACCAAAGGCATAATCAATCACCAGAAGCACAGGGGCATCTTCTCCCCATTGGTCGCCGACAATAGATGGATGGAGCACCTCAACTTTAGAGGTATCAATAAACTGAACATCAATACTGGAGCCAGATGTATCATGCCAAAAGCGAAAACCATGCGCCAGGGCATACTCCTCCAGATCATCTTCTTCATCCCTAAGCTCCCGCACCATTACCGCCAGATCACTGGGTACCTCTCGATCTTGCCTCTGTAAATAGCCAGGACCATAGAGCACGTTACGACAGGAATGCATATTAGCACTAATTATATGCAGGGACCGATTCGCTAAACCACCCTCAACAATAGCCCCTATAACAGACTTTGCCCAAACAGATGCATACTTACTGGCGGCTATCATATCGTTCATGGAAGGGGCACATACTATCTGAAAGGTACTGGAAGGGTTTACCTCACACCCACCCCGGCACCTCCTCCCTATTTCATAAATAAAGGAGAAGAGACTGCTATTGGCACCATCCCGCAGGCGAGTTCCCTCCAAATACTCATAACTATCCCTGGTTTCCTTATAGCTGCGACCAAGAAATTTCGAGAGAACCCAGAGGGCCTGATCAAGCTCTTCCCCCTGAAGTTCAAGGTCTTCCCCCTGAAGCTGAACCCCACTCTCCATCAGTTTTTTTAACTTGGCCCAGTCGCCATTTACGGGGTCTTCTTCCGCCCGTATCAAATTATGTATCTTAGAGGCCTCAAGATTTAAAAAAACAATATGAGTAAGAATGTCATAAACCTCGCTCTCGCCCCGGGTGACGATAAAGCACATTTCAGTCTCAGAAATAGCATAGGAGAGCCTGCGTCGTTTAAGTGGCGTCCTCTTTTCAAAGGATGTTTGAGCAAAATCGTCAACACTGGTAAGGACAAGTTTTTCACATTTCTCAATTCCACGGGGCATACGATTAATCACGTACTCCAAGCCTTTAAGCTCAACGACACGCGGATCATTCATGGAACCATATATTTCAGGACTGATCTGAATGAGGGCCTCTGCCAACTTCTCCCCCATCACATCGGTTGGTCGATAATAACCCTGAATAATAATCGCATCGGCTATGGTTTTAAATGTAGCAATTGCCCTACGAGACCGTTGCGCCTTGGTAAGATGGTCCATATAAAATCCTCATAAAGTCTTGTTTAGCAAGTTAGGTGAGAAAACATACAGAAAAGATTAATACAACACGTATGAAAATACTACCATATCGTGTTGTATTATAAGAAAAGTTACAGGAGAATGGGCAGGTGGGGCGAGAAGTAAGGGTAAGACTAAGCTAGATAGGATTCCAAGACTGCAATTAATTCATCACGCCCCTGGCCTGTCTTAGAAGAAAAAAGGATTCGCTCATCTTTTTTGATTCCATGACCTGCGTCAAGAATGGCGGCATGCCTGCTAAGCTGATTACCTGACAACTTATCTATTTTAGTATAAATCGGTAAAACAGGCACCTTCTGCTCACGAAGCCAGTCAAGCAATTGACGATCAAGGGCCTTAGGCTCATGGCGAATATCAATAATAACCACAACACACTTTAAAGCCTCTCTTTCGGAAATATAGCTGGTGATCAGCTTTTGCCAGTTATTTTGCATTTCTTTGGAGACCCGGGCAAAACCATAGCCAGGTAAATCGACGAGCATACAATCTTCAGCAGCCTGGAAAAAATTCAATCCCTGGGTTTTTCCCGGCCTGCCACTTACCTTAACAAAACCACTTCGTCTCAACAGGGTATTCATCAGACTAGATTTACCAACATTAGACCGACCGGCAAAGGCAAACTCAGGCAAACCATCTTCAGGCAACTGGTCTAAACCGTGAACACTTAGGAGAAACGTAATATCGTTTAAATTCACTGTTTCTTCTCCTCATTATAATTAAAAACAAAATAGGGATAAAACCATAATTGGTTTTATCCCATAAATCTGCCCCCTACGAGGCTAAACCAGCATGTTTACCACAAACCGGTTTAAAGAAAAACAGCAAAGATGATCAGATCACCTTATTAAGAGCATACTCAATGATACCCTCGGCCCCAACCTTATGCAAACGGGGCACAAGATCACGAACAATATCTTTTGAGATAACAGTCTCAACGGAAAACCATTCAGCATCGGAGAGTCCTGCTACAGTCGGAGCATTAACACTGGGGAGCATTGCAACAATTTCGTCAAGTTGCTCTGCTGCCACATTCATCTTGAGACCAACAATCCTATCGGCCTTGAGGGCCCCTTGAAGCAGGAGGCACATATTCTCAATTTTTTCACGCTTCCAAGGGTTCTCCCAAG from the Desulfotalea psychrophila LSv54 genome contains:
- a CDS encoding DUF6909 family protein translates to MDHLTKAQRSRRAIATFKTIADAIIIQGYYRPTDVMGEKLAEALIQISPEIYGSMNDPRVVELKGLEYVINRMPRGIEKCEKLVLTSVDDFAQTSFEKRTPLKRRRLSYAISETEMCFIVTRGESEVYDILTHIVFLNLEASKIHNLIRAEEDPVNGDWAKLKKLMESGVQLQGEDLELQGEELDQALWVLSKFLGRSYKETRDSYEYLEGTRLRDGANSSLFSFIYEIGRRCRGGCEVNPSSTFQIVCAPSMNDMIAASKYASVWAKSVIGAIVEGGLANRSLHIISANMHSCRNVLYGPGYLQRQDREVPSDLAVMVRELRDEEDDLEEYALAHGFRFWHDTSGSSIDVQFIDTSKVEVLHPSIVGDQWGEDAPVLLVIDYAFGTQAFTILDEFLRGQDDFPHCKLDVKSISVMGKAGILAGKKGDIMLASAYVLEGTPDNYIVDNDLAPEDFTICKKGIRVVTGSMLTVLGTSLQNSDLLKRFLKSKWGMVGLEMEGAHFQRAIGASIIRKRLSADVKVRCAYYASDNPLISGQTLASGPMGSEGVFSTYLVTRVILGKIFQSKIF
- the yihA gene encoding ribosome biogenesis GTP-binding protein YihA/YsxC yields the protein MNLNDITFLLSVHGLDQLPEDGLPEFAFAGRSNVGKSSLMNTLLRRSGFVKVSGRPGKTQGLNFFQAAEDCMLVDLPGYGFARVSKEMQNNWQKLITSYISEREALKCVVVIIDIRHEPKALDRQLLDWLREQKVPVLPIYTKIDKLSGNQLSRHAAILDAGHGIKKDERILFSSKTGQGRDELIAVLESYLA